The genome window CAGAGTGCGCTGGGCCCTCGGCGCGGCCCGGCTGTGGTGGGAAGCTGCCGCGTGCGCGCATTGGTCGGGCGACGACGCTGGGCGCGAGCGCGCGCTGGGTCACGCTGCGGCCGCCTTCGACCAGCTGGCTGTCGCGCTTCGCGACGAGTACGAAGGGCACCCCCTTGTCGACGTTGAGGTCATCCTCGACGGGATCCTAATCGCGTGGGCAGCAGGACGGGACGAGGTGGCAGAACGGCTGGGACGGCTGCCGACCCAGCGCTTCCGGCCGCGTGGCCGCGCCAAGCCGGACGAGCCGCTGATGTTCGCCACCTTCGCCGTGGCGAGTGCTGCCCGCGGCAACGCGCCGGCGCGTGACCGCGCGATTGCCAACGCGCGCGAGGCGATCGCCGCGGGGCGGACGGCCGACCTGACGCGAGCCCGCGGGGCGATCGCCCCGTTGCTCGACGGAGTGGAGGCGGTCGCCCGCGGGCGGGGCAAAGCGCTCGAGCGCGCCCTCAGCAAGCTGGTCCGCTATCACCGCTGGCGGTATCGTGAGCGCGAAACCCCGCTGGCGGCGCTCGATGTCCGCGGGAGCGCACTGGCGCGCTGGGCGGCACGCTGCGGCGTGAGCTGCCAGGTCACCGACCCTCTCCTTGCGCCAGTGGCGGCTGGAGCGACGCGGTGAGCCTCGATCTCGACGACGTGCGGGCAGCGGGAGCGCTTCTTGCAGGAATTGCCCATCGCACGCCGGTGCTCACCTCGCGGACCCTCAACGCAGTGACCGGCCGACAGGTCTTCTTGAAGTGCGAGAACATGCAGCGCAGCGGCTCGTTCAAGTTTCGCGGTGCCTACACTGCGCTCTCGCGCCTCAGCCCGAGCTGCCGCCGGGCCGGCGTCGTGGCCTTCTCGTCCGGGAATCACGCTCAGGCGGTCGCCCTCGCTGGTCGGCTGCTCGGCGTGCCGACCACCATTTTTATGCCGACCGATGCGCCTGCCGCGAAGGTAGCCGCGACGAGAAGCTACGGAGCGGCGATCCGCTGGTACGACCGGGAGACCGAGGACCGGGCGGCGCTGGCGGCGGAGTTTGCTGCCGCGATGGGGGCGACCCTGCTCCCGCCGTTCGATCATCCGGACATCATCGCGGGGCAAGGAACCGCTGCTCTCGAACTGCTGGAGGAGATCCCCGACCTCGACACGATGCTCGTGCCGGTTGGCGGCGGGGGATTGATCGCCGGCTCGCTGCTGGTCACCGCCGGACGCGGGGTCGCGGTCTTTGGGGTCGAGCCGGCGGCCGCTGACGATACGACACAGTCGCTTCGGGCAGGACGACGAGTGGCGATCTCCCCGCCCCAGACGATCGCCGACGGGCTGCGCGCAACTATGCCGGGGGAACTAACCTTCCCGATCCTCCAGCGCTGCGTCGCAGGGATCCTCACCGTTTCCGAGGAGGCGATCGCCGCGGCAGTTCGGTTCCTCCTGCTGCGGCTGAAGCTGCTCGTTGAACCAAGCGGCGCCGTCGGCGTTGCCGCGTTGCTCAGCGGCACGCTTCGGGGCGGACGGCGCGTGGGGGTCATCCTCTCGGGGGGAAATGTCGACCCGGGAGCGCTGGCGGCGCTTCTCGTCGGCGAGAGTGGGGGGGCCTAGACGCCGGCGAGCATGCGGCGCAGCCGCGTCTCTTGGTCGATCGGGGTGACCGCAATCAACTCATCGCCGGGCATCAGGACGAGGGACGGGTTCGGCGCTTGGGGGCCGCCTCGTGACGTAATGACGACCGAGATGAAGGCCCCCGCCGGCAGCAGCACATCGCCGAGGCGCTGCCCGCGGACCGGGCTGTCATCGCCAATGACGATGTCGACGATCTCCATCCCAAACCGCGAGAGATCCATCAGATGCATGAGAGGATGCTGCGGCACTTCGTGCTCGATATGTTCGAGAATGACTTGGGTGCTGCTGACGGGCGCGTCGATGCCCAACAGACGGAAGATGCGGTCGTTCTTCGGGTTGTTGATGCGCGCGATGGTCCGGCGGACGCCGAAGCGCACTTTCGCGACTTGGCAGCTGACGAGGTTGTCTTCGTCTTCGCCTGTCACTGCGATGAAGACGTCGGCGCGGCCGGCCCCGACATCTTCGAGCGTGGCTGCTTCGCAGCCATCGCCGCGAACGCAGACGCTGCCGAGGTCTTCATTGATCCGTTCGCAAGTGCGGGCGTCTTTTTCGATGAGCAGGACTTCGTGCCCTTCGGCGATCAGCTCTTTGGCGAGGTGGTAACCCACTTGGCCGCCGCCAACGATGATGATGTACATCGCGCTTACCGACCGATGGGCGGCAGGGCCGGGGTCGGCTTGCCGACAACAAGGGCGTACATGTAGTGAGCGCCGACGACGGTTGGTGAGAACGTCTCTAAGCCGAGTTCGCGGTACATCTGCTCGCGAATGGGGTCGTAGATCCGGCTGACGACGCGCCGCACGCCGAAGATGTGCTTGGCGATCTGCGCCGCCATGACGTTGCGGTTATCGCCTTGCGTGGCGGCGACAAAGACGTCAGCTTCCGCAATGCCAGCGCGAACGAGGACGTCTTGGTCAGTGCCATTCCCGACGAGGGCGGTGCCCCGGAATGTCGCGGGCAGGCGGCGGAAGGAGTACGGGTCGATGTCGAGGATCGTGACGTGATGCCCTTCGTCGTCGAGTAGTTTGGCGAGGGTGGCGCCGACGCGGCCGCAGCCCATGATGATGACGTTCATCGCCGCAGCGCCTCAACCGGTGCCGGCTCGCGCAAGACCCAAACCGCGCACGGGGCGTGTTTCAAGACATAGGGCATCGTTCGCCCCGGGTCGAATTCGCCGAAGCGGCGCTTGTAGCTGGTGCCCATGATAATCAAGTCGACATCGCGCTCAATCGCTTCGTCGACGATCGCCGGGCCGACTTCGCGCGCCTGCATCAGCTCCGTGCTGATCGCAAAGTCGTGGCGCGCCGCCGCCTCTTCTGCCGTCTGGAGGACGCGCTCACCTCGTTGCAGCTCTTCGTCAATTTCGACGTCGATCGGCAACGATCGCTTCACTTCGATAACGTAAATCGCGAAGACCTGACCACGATCGCGTTTTGCAAGCGTGCAGGCCAACCCGATTGCCTCTGCATCGGTCGGATAGCCCTTCACGGGCACAAGAATCCGGCGAAAACGGGTCGCCACACTCGCCCCCGATTCTTTCCCTTCTGCCGCTCCACGCAACAGAAGCGTATGAAATTATACCGACGCCCAAAAACGAGGTGCTATGCATTCGGCCCGATCCCGCGGAGGACAAGCCCCGTCCTCATCTTCGGGTAGAAGTAGGTCGACTTGTGCGGCATTCGATCCCCTGCTGCCGCAACCGCCCGAATCGTGCGCGGGTCGGGCGGGCTGAGAAACGCCGCAAGCTGAAGGTCGCCGCGGCGTACTCCCTCGAGCGCGCCCGCGCCATCCCGCGTAAAGCGCACCCGCCCCTCCCCTTCGCGGTCGACGTCGAGGTCGAGCAACGGTGCGAGAAAGAGGTAGTGGAGCGCCACAAGGTCGAGATGTCGCCACGCAGCGGACCGAGCCGGGAGCCGATCCTCCCACGCTCCCTTTGGGGTCAGGATCGACGCTTGGCCAGCCGGCAGCCCGGCGACTGCGAAGGCTGGCTGCCGCGCGCGGCAAAGCGCTGCCTCGATCTGCTCAAAGCGTATCTCGTCGAGCCGGCCAAGCGGCTCGATGGTGAACCCTTCGGCGGCGCGCGCCTCGAGCGTGGCGAGCCGGGGCGGGTCGACGCCCTGGACGGTGCGGTGCGTCGGATAGACGCGCAGTCCGGGGTCATCCTCGGCGACAAGCGCGATCAGGATGCCATCCGCGCCGGGCGGGGCAGCGGGCTGAGCGCTGTAGCCGAGCGCGGTTTCGTAGCGGTGATGTCCATCGGCGATCAGCACGGGCTGATCAGCGAGCGCACGGGTCACGGCGGCGATAATCGCCGCATCGCGCACGACCCAGAGCCGGTGGCGCTCGCCCGCTTCGTCGACAAAGTCGGCGTCCGGCGGGGAGGCGATCACGCGGTCCGTCGCCGCTCGCGCTGCCTTTTCCGGGTCGGGGTAAAGCCCGAAGATCGGGCTGGTATTTGCTTGGACCGTCCGCAGGAGTTCGAACCGATCTGCCTTCGGGGCAGCCATCGTCTCCTCGTGCGGCAGGACGACGCCGCTCGCCCACGGCTCGAGCTTGAGGTCGACGAGGAGGGCGCGCCGCCGAGCGCGCCCTTCGCGGGTCGTGAATTCCTGCTCGTAGAGGTAAAACGCCGGCGCGGGGTCCTGCACGAGAATGCCTTCGGCGCGCCAGCGGTCGAGATCGGCACGGGCACGGGTGTAGCGGTTGTCGTGCGGGGAGTCGTCGGGCCGGGTCTCCCCAAACTCGACCCGGATGATGTTGTAGGGGCTGCGTTCGTAGAAGCGGCGCTGCTCCTCCGGGCTGATCACGTCGTAGGGGGGACAGGTGACGTCGGCGAGATTGCCAATCCGGTGGAGATTGTAGCGCCAGCCGCGAAACGGCCGGATCGTGGCCATACTGTCCTCGAAGCGAGTGTCGCGGAACGTATACCATACCGCTCGCCGAGATTCCCGTGAGGGCCTATGGTCGTCGTTCGAACATGGCCGACCCGTGAGCAGGAAGACCGCTTCTTCGCCGCCGGCCACGCCCTCGTAGCGGGTGTCGATGAGGTCGGCCGCGGGCCGCTCGCTGGACCGGTTGTTGCGGCCGCGGTGCTCGCTCCGCCGGATGCCCCGTGGGACCTGCCGGTCGCCGATTCGAAACAGCTGACAGCCTCGGAGCGCGAACGGCTGGCCGCCGCGATCGTCCGCGCGCTGCCCTGCGCCCTCGGCTTGGCGACGGTCGCCGAAATCGATGACCTCGGGGTCGCTGCCGCCACGCGCCTCGCCATGATGCGGGCGGTGCGCGCGCTTCCCCAGCAGCCAACGGCGCTCCTGATCGACGCCGTCGCTCTGCCGGGCCTCCGCATTGAGCAGCGCGCGATTGTCCGCGGCGATACCTGCTGCTGGACGATCGCGGCCGCCTCGGTCGTCGCCAAAGTTGAGCGCGACCGCCTGATGTATGAACTCGACCGCCGCTATCCGGACTATGGCCTAGCGCGCCATAAGGGCTACGCGACGGCGGAGCACCTCGAGGCGCTCGCCCGGCTCGGCCCCACGCCGGAGCACCGGCGTTCCTT of Dehalococcoidia bacterium contains these proteins:
- a CDS encoding immunity 49 family protein; this encodes MAEQEWEARCREVEQLLSALSPPDDDRVRWALGAARLWWEAAACAHWSGDDAGRERALGHAAAAFDQLAVALRDEYEGHPLVDVEVILDGILIAWAAGRDEVAERLGRLPTQRFRPRGRAKPDEPLMFATFAVASAARGNAPARDRAIANAREAIAAGRTADLTRARGAIAPLLDGVEAVARGRGKALERALSKLVRYHRWRYRERETPLAALDVRGSALARWAARCGVSCQVTDPLLAPVAAGATR
- a CDS encoding pyridoxal-phosphate dependent enzyme, with the translated sequence MSLDLDDVRAAGALLAGIAHRTPVLTSRTLNAVTGRQVFLKCENMQRSGSFKFRGAYTALSRLSPSCRRAGVVAFSSGNHAQAVALAGRLLGVPTTIFMPTDAPAAKVAATRSYGAAIRWYDRETEDRAALAAEFAAAMGATLLPPFDHPDIIAGQGTAALELLEEIPDLDTMLVPVGGGGLIAGSLLVTAGRGVAVFGVEPAAADDTTQSLRAGRRVAISPPQTIADGLRATMPGELTFPILQRCVAGILTVSEEAIAAAVRFLLLRLKLLVEPSGAVGVAALLSGTLRGGRRVGVILSGGNVDPGALAALLVGESGGA
- a CDS encoding TrkA family potassium uptake protein, producing the protein MYIIIVGGGQVGYHLAKELIAEGHEVLLIEKDARTCERINEDLGSVCVRGDGCEAATLEDVGAGRADVFIAVTGEDEDNLVSCQVAKVRFGVRRTIARINNPKNDRIFRLLGIDAPVSSTQVILEHIEHEVPQHPLMHLMDLSRFGMEIVDIVIGDDSPVRGQRLGDVLLPAGAFISVVITSRGGPQAPNPSLVLMPGDELIAVTPIDQETRLRRMLAGV
- a CDS encoding TrkA family potassium uptake protein — translated: MNVIIMGCGRVGATLAKLLDDEGHHVTILDIDPYSFRRLPATFRGTALVGNGTDQDVLVRAGIAEADVFVAATQGDNRNVMAAQIAKHIFGVRRVVSRIYDPIREQMYRELGLETFSPTVVGAHYMYALVVGKPTPALPPIGR
- a CDS encoding universal stress protein, with the protein product MATRFRRILVPVKGYPTDAEAIGLACTLAKRDRGQVFAIYVIEVKRSLPIDVEIDEELQRGERVLQTAEEAAARHDFAISTELMQAREVGPAIVDEAIERDVDLIIMGTSYKRRFGEFDPGRTMPYVLKHAPCAVWVLREPAPVEALRR
- a CDS encoding DUF1015 domain-containing protein translates to MATIRPFRGWRYNLHRIGNLADVTCPPYDVISPEEQRRFYERSPYNIIRVEFGETRPDDSPHDNRYTRARADLDRWRAEGILVQDPAPAFYLYEQEFTTREGRARRRALLVDLKLEPWASGVVLPHEETMAAPKADRFELLRTVQANTSPIFGLYPDPEKAARAATDRVIASPPDADFVDEAGERHRLWVVRDAAIIAAVTRALADQPVLIADGHHRYETALGYSAQPAAPPGADGILIALVAEDDPGLRVYPTHRTVQGVDPPRLATLEARAAEGFTIEPLGRLDEIRFEQIEAALCRARQPAFAVAGLPAGQASILTPKGAWEDRLPARSAAWRHLDLVALHYLFLAPLLDLDVDREGEGRVRFTRDGAGALEGVRRGDLQLAAFLSPPDPRTIRAVAAAGDRMPHKSTYFYPKMRTGLVLRGIGPNA
- a CDS encoding ribonuclease HII, with product MVVVRTWPTREQEDRFFAAGHALVAGVDEVGRGPLAGPVVAAAVLAPPDAPWDLPVADSKQLTASERERLAAAIVRALPCALGLATVAEIDDLGVAAATRLAMMRAVRALPQQPTALLIDAVALPGLRIEQRAIVRGDTCCWTIAAASVVAKVERDRLMYELDRRYPDYGLARHKGYATAEHLEALARLGPTPEHRRSFAPLRLSLER